The Candidatus Methylomirabilota bacterium genomic interval GAGAACGTGTCCCCCAAGCCCGTCCGTGTCATTCCGGCGGCGCCCGACTGGTGATCTTCTCTCTGGGTGATGGCGAAGGGGTCAAGTGAGTCAAAGAGATTGATATGGCTCGAAGTGTGCTTGTCCAAATAGCCCGAGGCAATTTCTTTTACCTGCTTTTCTCCTTGCTACTCCTATTGCTGCTCGCTCCACTTTTCACTGGGACCTTCATTGGACTTATCATTATGGACATCGCCTATTCCGTTGTTCTTCTCGCTGCGGTATACGCCGTCAGCGAGAAGAGACAACTGTTTACGATTGCCTTGGTTCTCGCCATTCCCATCATTGCTGCAAGGTGGTTGAATTATTTTCTGCAAAACGATCTCTTTGCTCTGGTAAGCAAAAGTCTTACGATTCTGTTCTTGATCTTTATAGCAATTACCGTACTTTTTCATGTCTTGAAAGACGAGGAGGTGACAGCTGACAAGATATATGGTGCGCTCGTCGTGTACCTGCTGATTGGGTTCACGTGGGCTTTGCTTTTTACTGTCATAGAGGGCATTCGACCTCAGTCGTTTTTGATTGGTGATCTCCAGCGTGCCAGTATCCGCGATATGTCCACGCACTTCACGTACTACAGTTTCGTGACTTTAACCACATTGGGCTATGGGGATATTACTCCCCTTACCCCCGCGGCGAAGACCTTTTCCTTTATGGAGGCGGTCTTCGGCCAAATCTATATAGCCGTATTGATTGCCCGCCTCGTGGGCTTACATATTGCGTACTCCATGAAAAAAGATTCGTCATGACCGCATCCTTCGTCGTGCTCGTCGCATTCACTTTCTGGCTCTGAAAGGCTACGCTTCACTCGTCCTCCCTCTGTTTTTGGGCACTTAAGCATATTTTGCACAGTTTCTAGTAGACCATCCTTTCTAAAACGCCGTTATTAAATCCTTGACACCCCTCCCCTGTGGAAAGAGAATAAGCCTCTCTGGGAAAAGCACGGAAAGACCGGCAACATAGGGAATTTCCCCATGCAAACCATAGTACTTTACCTGATAGAAAAATCAGTTCCAGCCCTGATTTACAGGCACAGGTGAATAAGATTACATAATGTTTGAAGCGCCTGAAATTTGACGGGATGGCGAAGGAGGCTGCCGTGTCCGGGGCGCAGGGCGATGTGCTCGCTATGCTTGCCAGTCGGGCTCTTGAGTTTGTGCGAGACGGCGCCATCGTCGGGCTCGGCACGGGCCGCGCTGCGACGGCCTTTCTCCACGCCCTCGCTGCCCGGGTGAAGGAGGGGCTCTCGGTCCGGGGCGTGCCCACCTCTGAGGAAACAGCGCGCCTCGCCCGCGAGCTGGGCATTCCGCTTGTTGGGCTCGACGAGGGCCCCATCGATGTCACCGTAGACGGGGCTGACGAGGTAGACCCCCAGCTCAACCTGATCAAGGGGTATGGAGGGGCGCTAGTGCGGGAACGGATCGTCACGGCTGCATCCCGAATGCAGGTGATCCTCGTGGATGATTCCAAGCTTGTACCCAAGCTGGGTACCAGGGGTCGGTTACCCATCGAGGTGATCCCGTTCGCCCTTCCCCTCTGCATCCGGCGCCTCAAGGAGCTCGGGTGCCGGCCGACACTCCGCTCGGTCGAGGGGAAGCCTTTTTTCAGTGACAACGGAAATGTCATTCTCGACTGTGCAATCGGACCACTCGAGGACCCTGCAGCCCTCGATAGCGAGATCCGGAATATTCCGGGTGTGGTGGGTACCGGGCTCTTCCTCGGATCGGCCCACACTGTGCTGGTAGCCGAGGGAGGCATGGTCCGGGAACTAAGACGAAAAGAAGCGTAACCTGCACGGCGACCGGTCTTGTGCACACGATAAGCAACGGAGGAAACTTGCCGAGTACTCCCTCGAAAAAACAAAGGAGAAAGCCATGACCAAACCCCTCTCCCCAAAAGAGCTGCAAGCCATGGACGCGTACTGGCGGGCAACAAACTACCTGTCCGTCGGCCAAATCTATCTCTGTGACAATCCGTTACTGAAGGAGCCTCTAAAACTGGAACACGTCAAGCCAAGGCTGCTCGGACACTGGGGGACCACGCCCGGGTTGAACTTCATCTATGTGCACCTCAACCGCGTGATCAAGGCACAAGATCTAAGCATGATCTACATCGCCGGCCCCGGTCATGGCGGTCCGGGGTTGGTCGCTAACACGTACCTCGAAGGGACGTATAGCGAGTACTACCCAAATATTTCCGAGGATGAAGAGGGGGTGCACAAGCTGTTCAAGCAGTTCTCGTTCCCCGGTGGGGTCCCCAGCCACGTCGCCCCCGAAACCCCTGGCTCCATCCACGAGGGGGGTGAACTCGGTTACGCCGTCTCTCATGCGTATGGAGCCGCCTTCGACAACCCAGACCTCATCGTTGCCTGCGTGGTGGGGGACGGGGAAGCGGAAACAGGCCCCCTCGCCGCTTCGTGGCATTCAAATAAGTTTCTCAATCCGGCAACCGACGGTGCCGTGCTCCCCATCCTGCATCTGAATGGCTACAAGATTGCCAATCCAACGGTGCTGGCACGGATCAGCCATGAGGAACTGGAAAGCTTGTTCATTGGCTATGGCCACAAGCCCTATTTTGTCGAGGGCTCTGACCCCGAAACCATGCACCAGTTGATGGCGGCAACCCTGGATACCGTGATTGCTGAGATTAAAGCAATCCAGCACGACGCCCGTAGCAATGGTGTCGCCGCGCGCCCCCGGTGGCCGATGATTGTCCTGCGGACCCCCAAGGGCTGGACGGGTCCGAAAGAAGTCGATGGCAAGAAAACGGAAGATTTCTGGCGATCGCATCAGGTTCCGTTCGCCGCCATGGCAGCGAACCCGGATCACGTCAAGCTGCTCGAGGAGTGGATGAAGAGCTACAGGCCCAAAGAGCTCTTTGACGAGAACGGGAAGCTGATTCGAGAACTTGCCGAGCTGGCGCCCAAGGGACATCGTCGCATGGGTGACAACCCCCACGCCAACGGCGGCATCCTGCTCAAAGACCTGAAGATGCCCGACTTCCGGGACTACGCCGTCGACGTGCCTGCACCCGGTCATGGTTTGGGGGAAGCCACCCGCGTGATGGGCCTTTTTTTGCGGGATGTGATGAAGCGCAATATGGAGAGCAGGAATTTCCGGGTGATGGGCCCGGACGAGACAGCCTCGAATCGTCTCGGGGCCTTATTTGAAGTGACGGATCGGTCATGGATGGATGGAACCATCCCTGAGGATGACCACCTTTCCCCAAACGGTCGGGTGATGGAAATCCTCAGCGAACATACCTGCCAAGGCTGGCTGGAAGGGTACCTCCTCACCGGTCGCCACGGTTTCTTCTCTTGCTACGAGGCGTTTATCCATCTCGTGGACTCGATGTTCAATCAACACGCCAAGTGGCTCAAGGTGACGAGGCAAGACATTCCGTGGCGGCGTCCCATCGCCTCCCTCAACTATCTGCTGACGTCCCACGTCTGGCGGCAGGACCACAACGGCTTCAGCCACCAAGACCCTGGGTTTATCGATCATGTCGTCAATAAGAAGGCGGAGGTGGTTCGCGTGTACCTCCCCCCTGATGCCAACACCCTGCTTTCCGTCACGGACCATTGCCTGAGGAGCCGCAACTATGTCAACGTCATAGTGGCAGGGAAACAACCGCAACCGCAGTGGCTTGATATGGATGCTGCCATCAAGCACTGCACTTCGGGTATTGGGATTTGGGAATGGGCGAGCAACGATAAAGGGACAGAGCCGGACGTGGTCATGGCATGCGCTGGAGACGTGCCTACGATTGAAACCCTTGCTGCGGTTGACTTACTCCGCCAACATGTACCCGACCTGAAGGTGCGGGTGATCAACGTGGTCAACCTGATGAAGCTTCAGCCACAAAGCGAGCATCCACACGGCCTATCGGACAAAGATTTTGATACCCTCTTCACCACCGACAAGCCGATCATCTTTGCCTTTCACGGCTATCCCTGGTTGATCCACCGCCTGACCTACCGTCGGACGAACCACAAGAATCTCCACGTTCGCGGGTATAAGGAAGAGGGGACAACCACCACGCCCTTTGACATGGTTGTCCGCAACGATCTGGATCGCTTTCACCTCGTAGATGATGTGATTGATCGGGTACCAAAGCTTGGATATATCGCTGCGTATGCCAAGCAGGCGATCTGGGATAAGCTGATTGAGCATAAGGAGTATATCGCCAAGTACGGAGAGGATATGCCGGAGATTCGCGAGTGGACGTGGCAGTGGAACGGCAAATGACACAGGAAAGCGAGAAAACATGAGCCAATTCCACACAGGAAACCCCATCACGAGGGACAAGTTCGACGCGGTCCTCTTCGACCTTGACGGCGTTCTGACCGCCACCGCTAAGGTGCATGCCGCCGCCTGGAAGAAGATCTTTGACGAATACCTACGAAAGCGAGCGATGGAGAACAATCAACCGTTCCAGCCCTTTGATATCCAAAGCGATTACAAACTGTACGTAGATGGAAAGTCGCGTTACGACGGTGCACGGGACTTCCTCGGATCCCGGGGAATCCACCTACCCGAAGGGACCCCGGACTCGCCTCCGGAGGACGAAACGGTGTGTGGTCTGGGAAACCGCAAGGACAAAATAATCCAGCGGGTTATCGAGTCGGACGGTGTCGAGGCGTACGAGGGTTCCGTGGCCTTGGTCCGCCATCTGCGCAGCCAAGGGATCAAGACCGCGGTCGTGACATCGAGCCACCATGGCGGACCGGTTGTTGAGGCCGCGGGCATCGCGGATCTCTTTGATCTGCGGGTCGATGGCAACGTTATTGACCGCCTGAAACTGGCCGGCAAACCGGCCCCTGATGCGTATCTCAA includes:
- a CDS encoding potassium channel family protein, encoding MDIAYSVVLLAAVYAVSEKRQLFTIALVLAIPIIAARWLNYFLQNDLFALVSKSLTILFLIFIAITVLFHVLKDEEVTADKIYGALVVYLLIGFTWALLFTVIEGIRPQSFLIGDLQRASIRDMSTHFTYYSFVTLTTLGYGDITPLTPAAKTFSFMEAVFGQIYIAVLIARLVGLHIAYSMKKDSS
- the rpiA gene encoding ribose-5-phosphate isomerase RpiA — protein: MAKEAAVSGAQGDVLAMLASRALEFVRDGAIVGLGTGRAATAFLHALAARVKEGLSVRGVPTSEETARLARELGIPLVGLDEGPIDVTVDGADEVDPQLNLIKGYGGALVRERIVTAASRMQVILVDDSKLVPKLGTRGRLPIEVIPFALPLCIRRLKELGCRPTLRSVEGKPFFSDNGNVILDCAIGPLEDPAALDSEIRNIPGVVGTGLFLGSAHTVLVAEGGMVRELRRKEA
- a CDS encoding beta-phosphoglucomutase family hydrolase; amino-acid sequence: MSQFHTGNPITRDKFDAVLFDLDGVLTATAKVHAAAWKKIFDEYLRKRAMENNQPFQPFDIQSDYKLYVDGKSRYDGARDFLGSRGIHLPEGTPDSPPEDETVCGLGNRKDKIIQRVIESDGVEAYEGSVALVRHLRSQGIKTAVVTSSHHGGPVVEAAGIADLFDLRVDGNVIDRLKLAGKPAPDAYLKAAEDLGVEPKRAVVIEDALSGVQAGRAGRFGLVIGVARHDNADELRANGADIVVTDLGEMLL
- a CDS encoding phosphoketolase family protein: MHGDRSCAHDKQRRKLAEYSLEKTKEKAMTKPLSPKELQAMDAYWRATNYLSVGQIYLCDNPLLKEPLKLEHVKPRLLGHWGTTPGLNFIYVHLNRVIKAQDLSMIYIAGPGHGGPGLVANTYLEGTYSEYYPNISEDEEGVHKLFKQFSFPGGVPSHVAPETPGSIHEGGELGYAVSHAYGAAFDNPDLIVACVVGDGEAETGPLAASWHSNKFLNPATDGAVLPILHLNGYKIANPTVLARISHEELESLFIGYGHKPYFVEGSDPETMHQLMAATLDTVIAEIKAIQHDARSNGVAARPRWPMIVLRTPKGWTGPKEVDGKKTEDFWRSHQVPFAAMAANPDHVKLLEEWMKSYRPKELFDENGKLIRELAELAPKGHRRMGDNPHANGGILLKDLKMPDFRDYAVDVPAPGHGLGEATRVMGLFLRDVMKRNMESRNFRVMGPDETASNRLGALFEVTDRSWMDGTIPEDDHLSPNGRVMEILSEHTCQGWLEGYLLTGRHGFFSCYEAFIHLVDSMFNQHAKWLKVTRQDIPWRRPIASLNYLLTSHVWRQDHNGFSHQDPGFIDHVVNKKAEVVRVYLPPDANTLLSVTDHCLRSRNYVNVIVAGKQPQPQWLDMDAAIKHCTSGIGIWEWASNDKGTEPDVVMACAGDVPTIETLAAVDLLRQHVPDLKVRVINVVNLMKLQPQSEHPHGLSDKDFDTLFTTDKPIIFAFHGYPWLIHRLTYRRTNHKNLHVRGYKEEGTTTTPFDMVVRNDLDRFHLVDDVIDRVPKLGYIAAYAKQAIWDKLIEHKEYIAKYGEDMPEIREWTWQWNGK